The sequence below is a genomic window from Candidatus Eisenbacteria bacterium.
CGCGCGTCCCGCGCGCTGGAGGTCGCTTGAATCGAGAGCAACGTCTCGCGGAGCTCGAGCGTCGCCGCCGTGAAGCGCTGGTCGGCGGCGGCGAGGCCCGCGTCGCCAAGCAGCACGACAAAGGATGCCTCACCGCGCGGGAGCGCGTGGATCTCCTGCTCGATCCGGGCTCCTTCGTCGAGATCGGCTCCTTCGTCACCCACCGGAGCCACGACTTCGGAATGGAGAAGAAACGCTTCGTCGGCGACGGCGTGGTCGCCGGATGGGGCACCGTGGAAGGCCGTCTGGTTTACGCGTTCGCCCAGGACTTCACGGTGTTCGGCGGCACGATGAGCGAGGCCAACGCACGCAAGATCTGCAGCATCATGGACCTGGCCATGGACAACGGGGCCCCGATCGTGGGCCTCAATGATTCGGGTGGCGCGCGCATTCAGGAAGGCGTGATTTCGCTTGGAGCTTACGCCGACGTCTTCCTGCGGAACACGCTGGCCTCGGGCGTGGTGCCCCAGATCTCCGCGATCATGGGCCCTTGCGCCGGCGGTGCGGTCTACTCGCCGGCCATCACCGACTTCACGATCATGGTGGAGGGCACGAGCCACATGTTCGTGACCGGTCCCGAGGTCATCAAGGCCGTGACCTCGGAAGAGGTGAGCTTCGAGGACCTCGGCGGCGCCTGGACCCACAATACGAAGAGCGGAGTGGCTCATTTCGTCGCGCGCGACGACGCCGACGCGATCCGCCAGGTGCGAAGGCTGCTCTCGTTCCTGCCTTCGCACAACGCCGAGGATTCGCCGCGTCGCGAATGCCGCGATCCCATCGAGCGCCGCGAGGCGATCCTTGGTGACGTGGTCCCCGACGCCCCGGACAAGCCTTACGACATGAAGGACGTCGTCCGGCCGATCGTTGACGACGGCGACTTCTTCGAGGTCCACGAGCACTTCGCGCCGAACCTGATCGTCGGCTTTGCCCGGCTCCACGGCCGTACCGTCGGCATCGTCGGGAACCAACCCAAGGTGCTGGCCGGCGTGCTGGACATCGATTCATCGGTGAAAGGCGCGCGATTCGTGCGCTTCTGCGACGCGTTCAACATCCCGATCGTCACCTTCGAGGACGTCCCTGGTTTCCTGCCCGGAACACGCCAGGAGTGGGGAGGCATCATCCGGCACGGAGCGAAGCTCCTGTACGCGTACTGCGAAGCCACCGTGCCCAAGCTCACCGTCGTCGTGCGCAAGGCGTACGGAGGCGCTTACGACGTCATGTCGAGCAAGCACATTCGCGGCGATTACAACGTCGCCTGGCCTTCCGCGGAGATGGCGGTGATGGGCGCCGAGGGCGCCGTGAACATTCTCTACCGCGACGAGATTGCGCGCGCGAAGGACCCGGCAGAGGAGCGTCGCCGCCTGGTCGCGGAGTACAACGAGAAGTTCGCGAGCCCATGGATCGCCGCCGAGCTCGGATACCTGGACGACGTGATCGATCCTCGGGACACGCGACCCAAGCTGATCGCCGCACTCGAGATGCTGCGCGGGAAACGCCAGAGCCTGCCCTTCAAGAAACACGGCAACCCGCCCCTCTAAGTCATTGCGGGGAAGGAAGACACAGCCTCAGGTCACCAACATGGCGTCACCGTAGGAGTAGAAACGGTAGCCGCCATCGAGCGCATGGCGATATGCGCGACGCACGAGGTCCTCTCCCGCGAACGCTGCCACCAGCAGCAGCAGAGTCGTGCGCGGCAGGTGGAAGTTCGTAAGCAGGGCGTCGACCGCCTGGAAGCGGTAAGGCGCCAGGATGTACTTGCGAGTCCAGCCCGAGGCTGGCCCGAGGGTTCCACCGTTCTCGTCGGACGCGGACTCGAGAGCCCGCACCGCCGTGGTACCGACCGCAACGATCCTCCCCCCGCCTTCGCGCGCCCTTCGCAGGCGATCGGCGACATCGGCGGAGACCTCGTAGTACTCCTCGTCCATCACGTGCGCGCGTGGATCCGAGACCGTCACGGGCCGAAAGGTCCCCGGTCCGACGTGGAGCAGCACGCGCTCGAGCAGGATTCCCCGGGACTCGAGCGCGGCAAGGAGCCCCTCGCTGAAGTGGAGCCCGGCGGTCGGAGCCGCCACCGCCCCTTCGATCCGGGCAAACACGGTCTGGTAGCGCTCGCGATCGGCCGCATCCGGAGCATGATGGATGTAGGGCGGCAGCGGGACCTGGCCACGCCTCGACAGGGTGGCTTCGAGGTTGCCCTCGACGATGCGCACCACGCGCTCGCCGTCCTTCCCCGCCGCGGTGACTTCGACCGTCAGTGAATCGTCGACGGTGGCGAGACGATGGCCAGGCTGCGCGTGGCGGGCCGGCCGGGCGAGCACGCGCCACGATGAGGCCCCGCCGCCGGGCTCTGGTCGCACGAACAGAAGCTCGACTTTCCCTCCGGTGGGGCGGCGTACCTCGAGCCTTGCGGGACGAACCCTCGTTTCATTGAGCACCAGGACGTCGCCGGGCCTGAGGCGATCTGGAAGCTCCGCGACAACGGCGTCCGACAAGCGCGAAGTCTCGCGCTCCACGATCAGGAGCTTCGCGTCCTCCCGCCGGGGCAGTGGATGCTGGGCGATGCGCTCGGGGGGAAGCTCGTAGTCGAGATCTTCGAGCCGCAAGGCGGGGGCCCGTGTCAGGGCAGCGGCAGCTCGGGCTGTGCGGGACCGCCCTCGCGCACCATCGGCGGCGGCGTGAACCCGAGGTGCTTATAGGCCAGCGGCGTCGCTTCTCGGCCGCGCGCCGTGCGTTTGAGGAATCCCTCCTGGATGAGGAAAGGCTCGTAGACGTCCTCGAGCGTGGTTGCTTCCTCGCCGACCACGACCGCCAGCGTGTTGAGACCCACCGGACCACCTTGGTACTTGGTGATCAGCGCGTCGAGCAGACGGCGATCCATCTCGTCGAGACCCCGCTCGTCCACGCCCAGGAGCCGCAGAGCCTCGTGGGTGACGGGCAGCGTGATGGCGCCGTCGGCCTTGATGAGCGCGAAGTCACGGACGCGGCGCAGCAGACGATTCGCGACACGAGGCGTTCCTCGCGAGCGACCCGCAAGCTCGACGGCGGCCTCCGCAGCGATCTTCACGCCCAGGATTCCCGCCGAGCGCCGGACGATCGAAGCCAGATCCGCGGGACCGTAATAGTCGAGCCTCAGCGTCACGCCGAATCGGGCGCGCAGGGGCGAAGATAGAAGGCCGGCCCGCGTCGTCGCGCCCACCAGTGTGAAGCGCTCCAGATTGAGCTTGAGCGAGCGGGCGCTCGGACCGCGGTCGAGGAGGATGTCGAGCGTGAAGTCCTCGAGCGCCGGATAGAGGTACTCCTCCACCACCGGGCTCAGGCGATGGATCTCGTCGACGAACAGGATGCCGCGGGGCTGGAGATTGGTGAGCAATCCCGCGAGATCGCCGGGGCGCTCGATCACCGGGCCCGAGGTCTGCGTGATCTCCACGCCCAGCTCATGCGCGAGGATCGCCGCGAGCGTGGTCTTGCCGAGCCCAGGAGGGCCGTGGAACAGCACGTGGTCGAGCGCCTCGCCACGCCTCCGGGCCGCCTGGAGGAAGATGCCGAGCTGCTCCTTGATCCCGGGCTGGCCGACGAACTCCCCGAGCTCGAGCGGACGGAGTCGTGGCTCCTCCTGGATGTCCTCGCTGAAGCGGGCCGGGTCGGCGACGCGGCCAGGATGCTCCACCGCACCGCGTGAAGCTTTCGGGGTTGGAATCACGGGGCCCTCCCTAGCGCACGCCGGCCGTGGACTTGGAGAGACGCGCCAGCGACTGCCGCACGAGCGCTTCGAGCGACAGATCGTCCTCCGATCCCGCCACCTTTCTCACCGCATCCTGCGCCTGCGCCTGACTGTAACCCAGACGCACCAGCGCCGCGACGGCGTCATCGAAGCGCTCGGATTTCGGCAGCACGCCGCGCTCGGCGGCCGGCGAGCCGGCGGACTGCGCCGTCACAACCAGCTCCATCTTGTCGCGAAGCTCGACCACCAGCCGCTCTGCCGTCTTGCGGCCCACGCCGGAAATGCCGACCAGCTGCGCGACGTTCTCCTCGCGTATCGCGCGCGCGAGCGCCGCGGGCTTGAGCCCCGAGAGCACGGCCAGGGCGACCTTGGGGCCCACGCCGCTTACCGTGATCAACAGCTCGAAGAGTCGACGCTCCTCGAGGTCGGCGAATCCGAAGAGCTGAAGCGCGTCTTCGCGCACGACCTGGTGGGTATAGAGGAACACGGCTTCGCCGGGCTCGGGCAGGACACGCGAGGTGTGGCTCGAGACGCTGACCCGGTAGCCGACGCCGGAGGTCTCGATCACGCAGTGGGCTGCGGCTTTCTCCGAGAGCACGCCGCGCAATGACGCGATCATCGTCGCGCTCCTCGCGCGAGCAAGGCGGCGAGCCGCTCGGCGGCCGCCGAAGCGGCCCGCGCCGGAGCGGTGAAGCGAGCGCGATGCAGGTGGCAGATGGCGGTGGCCAGCGCGTCGGCGGCATCGCTCTGCGGCGTCGACCGTAGCGCCAGAAGGCGACGGACCATGAGCGCCACCTGCTCCTTGGTGGCCCCGCCGTTGCCCACCACGCTCAGCTTGATCTCACGCGGCGTGTACTCCGCCACCGCCACGCCACGCTGGACCGCGGCGACCAGCAACGCTCCCCGCACATGGCCGAGCACCAGCGTCGAGTGGACGCTCTCATGGTAGAAGGCCTTCTCCACCACGACATACTCGGGGCTGGACTGCTCGATGACCTCGCCGATCTTCGCGGCGATGTCGTGGAGGCGGCGCGGCAGATCGAGGCGCGCGGAAGGCGCGACGGCCCCCTGGACGACGCAGGTCATGCGATTCCCCGACCGCTCCACGATGCCGAAGCCGGTCCGTCGGCTGCCAGGGTCCAGTCCCAGGACGCGCATCGAGCTCCTACTTGGAGAGTCGGGCCATCACGTCTTCAGAGATGTCGAAGTTCGAGTAGACCTTCTGGACGTCATCGTGATCTTCGAGCGCCTCGACGAGCCTGAGCAGCGTCTCGGCGTCCTTGCCCTCCACCGGGACGTGCAGCCCCGCGATCCGCGTGACCTCGGCGCTGGCGATCGGAATGCCGCGGCTGGCCAGGGCCTCCCTCACGACCTCCATCCTTCCGGGAGCGGTGAGGACCTCGAATGTCTCCCCTTCGGCGGCCACATCGTCGGCTCCGGCGTCGAGCGCCGCCTCCATCAGCGTATCCTCGGAGACCGCGGCGCGCTCGACGACGATCATCCCATGGGGCTTGAAGAGGTGGGCGACACTGCCGGCTTCTCCCAGCTTGCCCCCGTGTTTGGTGAACAGGTGTCGGACGTCGCCGGTCGTGCGGTTGCGATTGTCGGTCGCGACCTCGACGAGGATCGCCGCGCCGCCAGGCCCATAACCTTCATACTGCGTCTCTTCGTAGTGGGCGCCGTCGACTTCACCGGTGCCGCGCTTGACCGCGCGATCGATGTTCGCGGCCGGCATGTTGACCGACTTGGCCGCGGCGATCGCGGTGCGCAGACGGGGATTCGCGTTGGGATCACCGCCGCCGTGCCGGGCGGCAATCGTGATCTCTTTGATGTACTTCGAGAACATCTTCCCGCGCGCCTGGTCGGTCGCGGCCTTTTTCCGCTTGATGGTCGCCCATTTGGAGTGGCCGGACATGACTCGCCGGCGGCATCACGCGTGAGCCGCCGCCTCCTTCTCCGCCTTGGCGGCCGCGATCACGCGGTCGGACTGGTCGCGTGGCACTTCTTCGTAGTGAGCGGTGCGCGCCGCGTGCATGCCGCGTCCCTGGGTGATGGACCGCAGGTGGCTGGCGTACTTGTAGAGCTCGGCCATGGGCACCAGGGCGCGGATCACCTGGTACCGGCCGTCGGCCTCGGTGCCCAGGATGCGCCCTCGCTTGGATGACAGGTCGCCCATGACGTCCCCGAGGAACTCCTCCGGCACTCGCACCGTGATCTCGTCGATCGGCTCGAGCAGGACCGGCGAGGCCTTGAGCATGGCCTGATGGAAGCAGGTCTCGGCAGCGATCTTGAACGCCATTTCGGATGAATCGACGTCGTGGTGCTTGCCGAAGAAGACAGCGACCCTCACGTCCACCACCGGATAACCGGCCAGCGGTCCGCGGTCCATTCCGGCGATGACGCCCTTCTCCACCGCGGGAATGAACTGGTTCGGGATGACGCCGCCCTTGACCTCGTCGGCGAATTCGAAGCCCTCGCCCCGCTTGCGCGGCTCGAGCCGCAGATGGACCTCGCCGAACTGGCCGCGGCCACCGGTCTGCTTCTTGTGGCGGTACTGATCCTCTGCCTTCTGACGGATGGTCTCGCGATAAGGCACGCGCGGCTTGTTGAGCAGCACCT
It includes:
- a CDS encoding acyl-CoA carboxylase subunit beta, which produces MNREQRLAELERRRREALVGGGEARVAKQHDKGCLTARERVDLLLDPGSFVEIGSFVTHRSHDFGMEKKRFVGDGVVAGWGTVEGRLVYAFAQDFTVFGGTMSEANARKICSIMDLAMDNGAPIVGLNDSGGARIQEGVISLGAYADVFLRNTLASGVVPQISAIMGPCAGGAVYSPAITDFTIMVEGTSHMFVTGPEVIKAVTSEEVSFEDLGGAWTHNTKSGVAHFVARDDADAIRQVRRLLSFLPSHNAEDSPRRECRDPIERREAILGDVVPDAPDKPYDMKDVVRPIVDDGDFFEVHEHFAPNLIVGFARLHGRTVGIVGNQPKVLAGVLDIDSSVKGARFVRFCDAFNIPIVTFEDVPGFLPGTRQEWGGIIRHGAKLLYAYCEATVPKLTVVVRKAYGGAYDVMSSKHIRGDYNVAWPSAEMAVMGAEGAVNILYRDEIARAKDPAEERRRLVAEYNEKFASPWIAAELGYLDDVIDPRDTRPKLIAALEMLRGKRQSLPFKKHGNPPL
- the queA gene encoding tRNA preQ1(34) S-adenosylmethionine ribosyltransferase-isomerase QueA; the protein is MRLEDLDYELPPERIAQHPLPRREDAKLLIVERETSRLSDAVVAELPDRLRPGDVLVLNETRVRPARLEVRRPTGGKVELLFVRPEPGGGASSWRVLARPARHAQPGHRLATVDDSLTVEVTAAGKDGERVVRIVEGNLEATLSRRGQVPLPPYIHHAPDAADRERYQTVFARIEGAVAAPTAGLHFSEGLLAALESRGILLERVLLHVGPGTFRPVTVSDPRAHVMDEEYYEVSADVADRLRRAREGGGRIVAVGTTAVRALESASDENGGTLGPASGWTRKYILAPYRFQAVDALLTNFHLPRTTLLLLVAAFAGEDLVRRAYRHALDGGYRFYSYGDAMLVT
- the ruvB gene encoding Holliday junction branch migration DNA helicase RuvB produces the protein MQEEPRLRPLELGEFVGQPGIKEQLGIFLQAARRRGEALDHVLFHGPPGLGKTTLAAILAHELGVEITQTSGPVIERPGDLAGLLTNLQPRGILFVDEIHRLSPVVEEYLYPALEDFTLDILLDRGPSARSLKLNLERFTLVGATTRAGLLSSPLRARFGVTLRLDYYGPADLASIVRRSAGILGVKIAAEAAVELAGRSRGTPRVANRLLRRVRDFALIKADGAITLPVTHEALRLLGVDERGLDEMDRRLLDALITKYQGGPVGLNTLAVVVGEEATTLEDVYEPFLIQEGFLKRTARGREATPLAYKHLGFTPPPMVREGGPAQPELPLP
- the ruvA gene encoding Holliday junction branch migration protein RuvA, yielding MIASLRGVLSEKAAAHCVIETSGVGYRVSVSSHTSRVLPEPGEAVFLYTHQVVREDALQLFGFADLEERRLFELLITVSGVGPKVALAVLSGLKPAALARAIREENVAQLVGISGVGRKTAERLVVELRDKMELVVTAQSAGSPAAERGVLPKSERFDDAVAALVRLGYSQAQAQDAVRKVAGSEDDLSLEALVRQSLARLSKSTAGVR
- the ruvC gene encoding crossover junction endodeoxyribonuclease RuvC, whose amino-acid sequence is MRVLGLDPGSRRTGFGIVERSGNRMTCVVQGAVAPSARLDLPRRLHDIAAKIGEVIEQSSPEYVVVEKAFYHESVHSTLVLGHVRGALLVAAVQRGVAVAEYTPREIKLSVVGNGGATKEQVALMVRRLLALRSTPQSDAADALATAICHLHRARFTAPARAASAAAERLAALLARGARR
- a CDS encoding YebC/PmpR family DNA-binding transcriptional regulator — encoded protein: MSGHSKWATIKRKKAATDQARGKMFSKYIKEITIAARHGGGDPNANPRLRTAIAAAKSVNMPAANIDRAVKRGTGEVDGAHYEETQYEGYGPGGAAILVEVATDNRNRTTGDVRHLFTKHGGKLGEAGSVAHLFKPHGMIVVERAAVSEDTLMEAALDAGADDVAAEGETFEVLTAPGRMEVVREALASRGIPIASAEVTRIAGLHVPVEGKDAETLLRLVEALEDHDDVQKVYSNFDISEDVMARLSK